Proteins encoded by one window of Cryomorphaceae bacterium:
- a CDS encoding DUF2911 domain-containing protein → MKRLSLIAIALFAGSALVAQDLPKPSPMGVVKQEVGLTKVRIEYSRPSAKNRKIYGDLVPFDKMWRTGANKASAISFSTDVKVNGQDLIAGDYALFSIPGQDAWDIMFNTNLDQWGTGNYQDTEESLRIRVRTQKVPHTETFTFTVDNLTDTSCDVCMVWEETRACFKVEVDVDAKAEENILAKINEIENAYGVYNTSARWYLDNGKDAKQALEWATKSTQIRETFWNLITLSRAQAANNDFKGAIATAEKSKAMAIEAGYDNYAKMNDENIAQWRGKSGRK, encoded by the coding sequence ATGAAACGATTATCACTTATTGCCATTGCCCTTTTCGCAGGTTCTGCCCTTGTGGCACAGGATCTTCCCAAACCCAGCCCAATGGGTGTGGTAAAGCAGGAAGTTGGACTTACCAAAGTTCGTATCGAATACAGCCGCCCAAGTGCTAAAAACAGAAAAATCTATGGCGACCTGGTTCCTTTCGATAAAATGTGGCGCACAGGCGCCAACAAAGCATCTGCTATTTCTTTCAGCACTGATGTGAAAGTAAACGGCCAGGATCTGATTGCCGGTGACTATGCTTTGTTCTCTATTCCCGGACAGGATGCATGGGATATCATGTTTAACACCAATCTCGATCAATGGGGAACCGGAAACTACCAGGACACCGAGGAGTCGCTTCGCATTCGTGTGCGCACCCAGAAAGTACCGCACACAGAGACCTTCACCTTTACCGTTGACAATCTTACCGACACCAGCTGCGACGTGTGCATGGTGTGGGAAGAAACCCGCGCCTGTTTTAAGGTAGAGGTAGATGTGGACGCCAAAGCCGAGGAGAATATCCTCGCCAAAATCAATGAGATTGAGAACGCTTACGGGGTGTACAACACTTCTGCTCGCTGGTATCTCGACAACGGCAAAGACGCGAAGCAAGCACTGGAGTGGGCTACCAAATCAACCCAGATTCGCGAAACATTCTGGAACCTGATCACCCTCTCGCGTGCTCAGGCAGCCAACAACGATTTTAAAGGAGCCATTGCCACTGCTGAGAAAAGCAAAGCCATGGCCATCGAAGCCGGTTATGACAACTACGCCAAAATGAATGATGAGAACATCGCCCAGTGGAGAGGAAAATCAGGCAGAAAGTAA